The Amblyomma americanum isolate KBUSLIRL-KWMA chromosome 3, ASM5285725v1, whole genome shotgun sequence genome window below encodes:
- the LOC144124779 gene encoding uncharacterized protein LOC144124779: MKRLVCFLAFLLSLTLSSGSPLTYAESESVHAIPADDGTDEYWRQALGWALEQIGKWFQKTRQPFPLFYSAQDNALTPQETPTHPIRKLARLLNEFADRAEVGREPFDRGELLTL, translated from the exons ATGAAGAGGCTGGTGTGCTTCCTGGCTTTCTTGCTTTCACTTACTTTAAGCA GTGGAAGCCCCCT AACTTACGCAGAAAGTGAGAGTGTCCATG CAATTCCTGCAGATGATGGCACGGACGAATACTGGCGACAAGCACTCGGATGGGCACTCGAGCAGATTGGAAAATGGTTCCAGAAAACGAGGCAACCGTTCCCGTTGTTTTATTCTGCTCAAGACAATGCCTTAACACCTCAAGAAACCCCCACCCATCCCATAAGGAAGCTGGCTCGGCTGCTCAACGAATTCGCCGATCGTGCTGAAGTGGGAAGGGAGCCGTTTGACAGAGGAGAGTTGCTAACATTGTAA
- the LOC144124780 gene encoding uncharacterized protein LOC144124780 isoform X2, whose amino-acid sequence MPTFFAVSDGSSLYPRANDGHDGSTEEYWKQPVGWILEQLGRWLQQSAQPQPAFYSADDSAIGPKDFTTEHIRKIAQLLNKVADAAEKGEKVDMFD is encoded by the exons ATGCCT ACATTTTTTGCTGTTTCAGATGGAAGCTCATT GTATCCAAGGGCAAACGATGGGCATG ATGGATCGACGGAAGAGTACTGGAAGCAGCCTGTGGGATGGATTCTAGAACAACTTGGGAGGTGGCTTCAACAGTCAGCGCAACCCCAGCCGGCTTTCTACTCTGCTGATGACTCCGCCATCGGTCCGAAAGACTTCACCACCGAACACATAAGAAAAATCGCCCAGTTGCTGAACAAGGTTGCCGACGCCGCCGAGAAGGGGGAGAAAGTCGACATGTTTGACTAG
- the LOC144124780 gene encoding uncharacterized protein LOC144124780 isoform X1 — MKVLVFLLVAAVAVTDAYGSSLYPRANDGHDGSTEEYWKQPVGWILEQLGRWLQQSAQPQPAFYSADDSAIGPKDFTTEHIRKIAQLLNKVADAAEKGEKVDMFD, encoded by the exons ATGAAGGTCCTGGTGTTTCTCTTGGTTGCTGCCGTGGCAGTGACTGATGCCT ATGGAAGCTCATT GTATCCAAGGGCAAACGATGGGCATG ATGGATCGACGGAAGAGTACTGGAAGCAGCCTGTGGGATGGATTCTAGAACAACTTGGGAGGTGGCTTCAACAGTCAGCGCAACCCCAGCCGGCTTTCTACTCTGCTGATGACTCCGCCATCGGTCCGAAAGACTTCACCACCGAACACATAAGAAAAATCGCCCAGTTGCTGAACAAGGTTGCCGACGCCGCCGAGAAGGGGGAGAAAGTCGACATGTTTGACTAG